The genomic stretch CCCGATTCGGCCTGGCGTGGCGGTTTCGGTCGCGCGGCCTGAATCGCCCGTAAGTCTCGCCCTGCCGCGTTCTTGCGCGTTGTTGCGCCTTCTTGCAGGTTGTGGCGGTTTCGGTGGTCCGGTTACGCGTTGCCTCGCCTGTTGATGCCGTGGCAGTGCTCGACCTGGCGGATGCGCGGTTGCGCGGGCTGGCGATGTCCTTTGCCAGGTCGGCCGGCTGCACGCCAGTCGCATCTCTTCCCGAGGACTGTCAGCGGGCGGCTGTCTGGATCACCGACGGAGCTGACGATCTCGCGGCGAGGGTGGAAGCATTCGTCGCCGAGCGAGGCAACCGCCGCGTCTTTCTGCTGGCCGATGACGATCCCGGCGTCGAGGGCGTGTGCACGTGCAAACTGACCGGGCCGCGCGGATTGGCAACCCAGATTCGGCGATTCATTTCCGAACTGGGCGCCGCGCCGGAGGTGCTCGCCCCGTCGGCGTAGCGAGGCGCCGTCACTCCGGTCCCGACTTGCCCGTGCGAAGATCCATCATCTGAACCCTCGTCTGAGGCAGTGCCTGCGGGTGCTCGCGCTGGAGATATTCGATCAGCCTCTCGCGCACATCCACGCGGAGATCCCATGCGCGCGAGGCGCTCGACGCGCTGACGAGCGCTCTCATCTCGACGGCGGATTCAGTGGCATCGGTCACCTGCAGCACGCAGACCCGCTTGTCCCACTTGGGGTGCTGCTCCACGATCCGCTTCAGTTCGTCGCGCACGGCGGCGAAAGGCACGCTGTAGTCGGCGTAGATGAACACGGTGCCGAGAATGTCGGCAGTGCGACGGGTCCAGTTCTGGAACGACTCCGAAATGAATTTCGTAAACGGGCAAATGAGCCGGCGATCGTCCCAGATGCGCACGACCACATAGGTGGTGGTGATCTCCTCGATGCGCCCCCACTCCCCGTCCACGATGACTACGTCATCGATGTTGATGGGCTGAGTGAGGGCGAGTTGCACGCCCGCGATGATGTTCTCCAGCACGGGCCGGGCGGCGAAGCCGACGATGATCCCCGCAATGCCCGCCGACGCCAGCAGGCTGGTGCCCAGTTCGCGCACGCGAGGGAAGGTCATCAGAGCGAGGCCGATCCCGATGATGGCAATCAGCACGACCAGCACGCGCGAGATGACGTTGATCTGCGTGTGCATCCGCCGGGCGGTGTAGTTGTCCGGGACCGTGACATCGTAGTGGCTGTTGATGAGTTCCGCCGAGGCGCGCACGAGTGCGATCACGAGCCACGCTACGTTGAGAATGAGCAGAAGACTCATGATGTGGCGCAGAAGCACGCTCTCGGACAGCACCACGACGCTGGGCAGCACGAACTGAGTCGCGAGCAGCGGAAACAGTACGCGCGAAGGCCGGCTCAGCCGCCGCACGAATGACTGATCCATCGCGGTGTCGGTGCGCCTGGCCACGCGCCGCAGGATCCAGAACAGCACGAGATGGATCATCAGACCGATCGCCACGGCGACGACGATCTTGAGCCACTCCTCCCACGGCACGTCCTCGAGGCGGCCAAGAAAGTCCGTCATTGGCTCCGCTTTCACTGTCACTGTGCCGATCACTGCAAACCTCCCCCTTCCTGAATGGACCTTCGGGCAAGCCCGACGGCTGCAGCCATGGCGATGGACGCGGTGCAGCCGGCAGCCGCGGGCGTTCACCGCTGCCCACTGAGATCCAGCGCCGTGTTGATCAGTGCGAGGTGCGAGTAGGCCTGAGGCGTGTTGCCCAGCGCGCGACCGGTGCGCGGATCGTACTGCTCGCTGAGCATTCCCGTCGGCCCGGCGAGTTCGCACAACTCGTTGAACAATGCCTCCGCCTCGTCGCGCCGGTCCACGCGGATCAGCGACTGAATGTACCACGCGAGGCAGATGTGAAACCCGCCTTCAAACCCCGGCAAGCCGTCATCGGCCCTGTAGCGGTAGATCGTCGGACCTTCTTTGAGCCCTGATCCGACGGCCTCGATCGTCGAGAGAAACCGTTCATCGCCGGGCGCGAGCAGACCGGACAGTCCGACGAAGAGAGACGCGGCGTCGAGGTCGCAGTCGTCATACGCTGCCGTAAACGCCTTCACCGAAGGCTT from Phycisphaerales bacterium encodes the following:
- a CDS encoding mechanosensitive ion channel, whose amino-acid sequence is MTDFLGRLEDVPWEEWLKIVVAVAIGLMIHLVLFWILRRVARRTDTAMDQSFVRRLSRPSRVLFPLLATQFVLPSVVVLSESVLLRHIMSLLLILNVAWLVIALVRASAELINSHYDVTVPDNYTARRMHTQINVISRVLVVLIAIIGIGLALMTFPRVRELGTSLLASAGIAGIIVGFAARPVLENIIAGVQLALTQPINIDDVVIVDGEWGRIEEITTTYVVVRIWDDRRLICPFTKFISESFQNWTRRTADILGTVFIYADYSVPFAAVRDELKRIVEQHPKWDKRVCVLQVTDATESAVEMRALVSASSASRAWDLRVDVRERLIEYLQREHPQALPQTRVQMMDLRTGKSGPE